One genomic region from Dermacentor variabilis isolate Ectoservices chromosome 6, ASM5094787v1, whole genome shotgun sequence encodes:
- the LOC142584872 gene encoding uncharacterized protein LOC142584872, with protein sequence MSVKSTKCVRKLERPRPLRSTDTPGSDPDKSLTPLLSPAEDTTSLIDGVTRASTDELLLLSQVESLCASIGNGNRGATVSQICSLLKAKGAAMESSFKDQLDRHFVTLRNAAREDGLDSAGRLRLLEVVELRAMGWQSDKSDVEYYARKFEELGVESTALDDATAMKLSRAFQQRHHQEQRSQMETVKAETKPAAPAILPWASQEIKNPENSANPQSVSCQGPLRGEVSFENYNIWKESPSLQDTQMHRWLESSDNEGVVQNANASTQGQQSEGVVGMAKKVISENIARYSGPPTQNGKWANGTTTDYLDMYLKTPAVADGAVEACVKTVTVGKDVVQISGTNSTIVNMSTLVLRSFFSNETADSSCLANPNLSCVPSGSGEPSNKPTVPGLQTNAMHALQHSLGHSNFQKSQVDSSHGEAYKKDEYRLVKEAAAWPLRDTFQSTNATKAQSGQGSFERFGNTSGPSENKRFKGLESLAEFNSTCNQPMLPTGFKDWGSNDKPDQTKQFDGLGSSMQFSRSVDNSHVLSTGSKTLGNTSVPGQPDQFKRFWNSSQFSSKDDGQLLSAGSTASGGSGPHSLTGQFERLVSSMQLSSNTENHKLEASGDFNALDNDRSAQSKQFLSSGSSTEFFSCFDKQIFPPMSLGTTNALDQPKQFKGLGKQALFSSKADTDNNQQPLSTTFTISGSTSGQSQTKYLEGVGASVEFSSNTGNQKVPSGNIKPLGYTDGPSQAKEFERLGASVQFPSNPENQKELSGNVKPLGYTDCSSQAEQFEKLGSPIELPSNTENNKGPSGSMKPLGYTDGLSQTKQFERLGSAALFSSNPDEHTLSATFKTLSVNGSTAGKRQLKGLASSQEFERSADDQQALPSSTLSVAASPPCSTLTGIKTYTREFLLQCSESSIATQEPLDFPLLDPEVESAMVRKVHHKVNSEA encoded by the coding sequence ATGTCTGTTAAAAGCACAAAATGTGTGCGCAAGCTCGAGAGGCCACGTCCTCTGCGTTCAACAGATACTCCAGGGTCCGATCCGGACAAGTCTTTGACGCCTCTGCTTAGTCCTGCCGAGGACACGACCTCGCTGATTGACGGTGTAACGCGCGCCTCAACCGACGAACTCTTGTTGCTTAGTCAGGTGGAATCACTCTGTGCGTCCATTGGCAATGGCAACCGCGGTGCTACCGTGTCTCAGATATGCAGCCTTCTGAAAGCCAAGGGTGCTGCCATGGAGTCCAGTTTCAAAGACCAGTTGGACCGACACTTCGTCACCCTGCGCAACGCCGCCCGTGAAGACGGACTCGACTCCGCCGGCCGCTTGAGGCTCCTCGAAGTGGTTGAACTGCGTGCCATGGGCTGGCAGAGCGACAAGAGCGATGTGGAGTATTACGCCCGCAAATTTGAAGAGCTCGGGGTTGAGTCCACCGCGCTCGACGACGCTACTGCAATGAAACTGTCCCGCGCGTTCCAGCAGAGGCACCATCAGGAGCAGCGTTCACAAATGGAAACTGTCAAGGCGGAAACCAAGCCTGCGGCGCCGGCGATCTTGCCTTGGGCCTCTCAAGAGATCAAGAATCCCGAAAATTCTGCCAACCCACAGAGTGTCTCATGTCAAGGCCCGCTAAGAGGTGAGGTTAGTTTTGAAAACTATAACATCTGGAAAGAGAGCCCTAGTCTGCAAGACACACAAATGCACAGGTGGTTAGAAAGCTCCGATAATGAAGGAGTGGTTCAAAATGCTAATGCAAGTACACAAGGCCAACAGAGTGAAGGTGTTGTGGGAATGGCTAAAAAAGTAATTTCTGAAAATATCGCTCGGTACAGTGGGCCTCCAACCCAGAATGGAAAGTGGGCCAATGGGACAACCACTGACTATCTAGATATGTATCTGAAGACTCCTGCTGTGGCTGATGGTGCCGTTGAGGCATGTGTAAAGACTGTCACTGTTGGCAAGGATGTTGTCCAGATCAGTGGAACCAACTCCACTATTGTGAATATGTCCACATTAGTACTACGAAGCTTTTTTTCCAATGAAACAGCAGACTCATCTTGCCTTGCGAACCCAAATTTGTCTTGCGTGCCCTCTGGGTCAGGTGAGCCATCCAACAAGCCTACAGTGCCAGGGCTGCaaacaaatgcaatgcatgctctgcAGCATTCTCTTGGACACAGCAATTTTCAGAAGAGCCAGGTGGACAGCTCACATGGTGAAGCTTACAAAAAAGATGAATACAGACTTGTGAAAGAAGCTGCAGCTTGGCCACTGAGAGACACCTTTCAGTCTACCAATGCAACAAAGGCACAGTCTGGACAAGGCAGTTTTGAGAGATTTGGAAATACCAGTGGACCTTCTGAGAATAAGCGATTCAAGGGACTTGAAAGCCTTGCAGAATTCAACAGTACTTGTAATCAGCCCATGCTTCCGACTGGCTTCAAAGATTGGGGCAGTAATGACAAACCTGACCAAACCAAGCAATTCGATGGGCTCGGAAGCTCAATGCAGTTTTCAAGAAGCGTTGACAACAGTCATGTGCTTTCGACTGGCTCCAAGACGTTGGGCAATACCAGTGTACCTGGCCAGCCCGATCAGTTCAAGCGCTTTTGGAATTCATCACAGTTTTCAAGCAAAGATGACGGCCAACTACTCTCAGCTGGCTCCACTGCATCGGGTGGTAGCGGGCCACACAGCCTAACAGGACAGTTCGAGAGACTTGTAAGCTCAATGCAGCTTTCAAGCAACACTGAAAACCATAAGTTGGAAGCTTCTGGTGACTTTAATGCATTGGACAATGACAGAAGTGCCCAAAGCAAGCAATTTCTTAGTTCAGGAAGCTCAACAGAGTTTTTTAGCTGTTTTGATAAGCAAATATTTCCACCCATGTCATTGGGCACTACCAATGCACTTGACCAGCCTAAGCAGTTCAAGGGTCTTGGAAAACAAGCACTCTTTTCAAGCAAGGCTGACACTGACAATAATCAGCAGCCACTTTCAACTACCTTTACCATATCAGGTAGTACTAGTGGTCAGAGCCAGACCAAGTATCTTGAGGGAGTTGGAGCATCAGTAGAGTTTTCAAGCAACACTGGAAATCAGAAGGTGCCGTCAGGTAACATAAAGCCATTAGGCTACACAGATGGCCCCAGCCAGGCTAAGGAATTTGAAAGGCTTGGAGCATCAGTACAGTTTCCAAGCAATCCTGAAAACCAGAAGGAGCTTTCAGGTAATGTGAAGCCATTAGGCTACACAGATTGTTCTAGCCAGGCTGAGCAGTTTGAGAAGCTTGGAAGCCCAATAGAGTTACCGAGCAACACTGAAAATAACAAGGggccttcaggtagcatgaaGCCATTAGGCTACACAGATGGTCTCAGCCAGACTAAGCAGTTTGAGAGGCTTGGAAGTGCAGCACTGTTTTCAAGCAATCCTGACGAGCACACGCTCTCAGCTACCTTCAAGACATTGAGTGTTAATGGCTCAACCGCTGGGAAAAGGCAGCTCAAAGGACTAGCAAGTTCCCAAGAGTTCGAAAGAAGTGCTGATGACCAGCAAGCGCTCCCATCGTCAACTTTGTCAGTGGCTGCTAGTCCACCTTGCAGCACTCTCACAGGCATCAAGACGTACACTAGAGAGTTCCTCCTGCAGTGTTCCGAGTCATCAATTGCCACTCAAGAACCACTAGACTTTCCACTGCTGGATCCTGAGGTGGAGAGTGCAATGGTGAGGAAGGTGCACCACAAAGTGAACAGTGAAGCTTAA